The sequence GGCACAATGGGGAACGACTTCATACGGGTATTGGATAGTGTATGGCAAACACCTCGTCAAGGAGTATGGAGCGACCTTCGACGGGCATGTTGGCAGGTCCTAGGTGTATAAGTATTGTAATTTTCTTCCTAGTTTCGCTCTGCTATCCTGCTTTGTGTTCTTAGATCAtcgtacgcatatattttcTTATAGATTGATCAGGAGTCCGGCTCAAGAATGAGATATTCTTTAATGAACATTAAAATGAATTAATTTATTGGGAACTAATCAGGAGTTTGAAATAGCTAGGCTCCTCAAAACATACATGCTTTGGCGTCTTGGAAAGCGCCCTTTGGTTGTTATTCTTGTTGGAGCAGTGCCGGCGCCCATTGCCATAGGACAAACAATATTTAGAAATCTTGGGTGGTGTGAAGGCCAGTAGACATACTGACCCATTCTTGGTTATTCTTGTCATCGGTCTGCCTCAGTCCGCCAACTTATTCACTATTTACCATTTTATTTAGCTCTGTATGACAACCAGCTTGAATCACGCAAATCAGCATTTCTCAGCGAACTTTGAGGGCTTTACAGAATGCCTGGGATAAGGAAGAATAGTCAATAATATCATGAAGGTGCTGACTACCGACGTCGGTTGGTGGGAAGCCAACTGGATGGTCCGATGCGTGCTAGAGAGTTATGGGAGCGTGGGCCCAGAAAGCAACCTATTTGACTTGTAACGCAGTTTATTGGTATTTTGACTCCGTTCTTGCTATAATTTGTACTGATTTTGGTTATGATCGTTCATTTTTCTCGAGTAAGTTGAATTGTAATCATCGAGCGACAAGCATTACCCTTCACTAGCACGTAGCTATGACCAGCTGGTTCTTATATTTACGTATGAGATTCCGTCGATCCTTTCCACTGAAGAACTTCtgtctctttttttttctcttttttttctcGTCTATGGTATGAAACAAGAGTCGAGTGTGCACCTCACCTCTTTAATTCGCTCGCATTTCAGAAAGCGACAACAAATTCAAATGAACATCAGACATATTTGCTAGCTATATGAGATAGTATTATTGAACTCCCATTCGATAGTCAGCTGGGGTGGGGGGTAAGTGAATATACCCGATGACAGTAATTGCGGGTGTGGGTATTGGAGAAACAAGCTCCTCGACGTCTTATTGGACAATTCGAAGAAACGGGAAGGGGGAGGGAGCATTCACAATTAAGCATCATCTGAATCGGTATTGCGCCTGGCCTCGTGTTTGCCTGTATGCTCCGATCCACAACTCCATACGCCCAGAAAGAAACTATGTCCTTAGTTAAGCCTCTTTAGACTTCGGCGGCGTTTTCCTGTTAGAAACCCCCACATTGTGCACATCGATCGATCAGCATCGCAGACATGGGGTTGGGGAGGGGGGTATGTGGTATGCTACAGCCCCTTTTAATTATATTTTTGATGAGTGAGACACCTCCGGGAGATGTGGAGAATGTCTGAAGAAGCGCCATGCCTTATATATGGGCGCACACGACTAATACTTCAACTACCATGGCTCGGGTACTCATGAAGGCTCAGTCTATACATTATTCCTCGGCGAAGATTCCTACCCAACAAAGTTGATTCTTGGCACAACGACGGCGGCAGTGTTGGTCTCTTAACCGATCAAAGTAAGCTACGCCTGCGCCATCCATCTTGCTTAGAAGCGTAGCCCCAAAGGTGGCTCACGTAGACGGGATAACTATGGATTGAGCTTAGTGCGTTATGCAGCTAGCATCGACCCTGAATGCTTAACTTTTAGTCTCGTAAAACGACAAATCGCGTCAGTGGCCCGAGGGCAGTGTCATAACTCTGAGTCCATGCATATGCTAAACTAGAGGGCCCCGGGGGTCAACGTGTTGTACATCCCTTGATATCTCCATCTTTGTTCACGCCCAATCTCAACGGCTGGAGAGTCGACCTGTTGACTTTAAGGCTCAGCCACCATGTCAAGTCTAGCCCCCAAATGAGCGGAGTTACGGATAAGGAAATATTTCAATTGGGAATAAGACAAGCAGAGGGATCGGACATGGCTAAGGTTTCGCTTTCAGTGATAGCCCAGATTTGTTTGGCCTCCGTAAGACCCCTGAACTTCATTAGGGCACAATTCGATCGTGAGGATCTATCCGAAAATTTATAGAGGAAGTGACCGCATCGGACGGAGAGCCTCAGCACCGAGCGGCGGTGCCAGGTTATTTCAATAAGAAGGCTAGTCTGGTATGCTTGTAAGATCATATATGCAGCGTGTATAGCTTGGTAGAATAACAAAATGTATCTAAGACATCGGACCGTGTCCTCTGATCAGTTAAACTCCTGTAATTCGCCAACACGCTTCTCGTAGATCGTCCCATCGAGCTGCCCTGCCTTCATTTGCTGTTCGAGTCCAGACTTCTTTCAACAAATGGAGGTGATCGTTCCCAGCCGTGTTTGGATTAGTATATTCGGGCACAGATAGTACACGGGAAATTATAGTATGCCGATGGGTGGATTTAGTTGCTGCTACTCCTGCCTGTTCAAGAGTGAAAACACCCGTTATTTTCTTTGTTGAACGAGAAAGCTTACAATTATCATAGGAATGGTCAAAAGCGCGTCTGGGTTACGCCCGGATTTGGTCCCATTCACAAGCTTCATGAAAGATCTATGAGCTTTTTTTACTTGGGAGTCGAGTGCGTGTGCTCTTCCCAATGCCTAGAGCAGACGAATTAAAAGAAAGCCCAAAAAGCCCTCGAGTATACGGGCATACCATGTACAAGTAAATAAAGATTGCCTGACGCCAGCATTCCTGCACAACTGTCCTCACAATGGCAAGCGTTGGTTCCTTACTTTCGCATGGCATAACGTTGATAACCCTGATGTCCTCCCCGATCCGCTCAATCATAGTGGGATCTATCATTGCATTTGCAGCTATGGCATCTTCTCTGAGGTTGTTCATGTATGCAAGAAGCAAAAGAAACTGATCCGGGATTCCAAGCAGCCATTGGGAGCCTCGGTCTTCTCTCTTCCTAATAAATTCATCGCAATACTCGAGAGACCATGGAACATGGTACCTATTGGACACGTACGTTATTCATCAGACCTCCTACAGTTATGTACGTCAAAAACAATAGCACAACTAACCTGCACTGCAGTGGTCTACCAGTTGTAATACTGCTAGCCACGTCCGCTACCACAAAATGCCTGAGGTTGACATTCACTTCGAGCAGAAGTTCGGACATATGAGGAGGATAGGGTGAAGGACAGGCCTTTAGAAATACTGGGGCGGCCAACTGAATTAGACGAAGTAGGTCGGAGAGAGGCGCTGAAGCCGCCTGCATGTTCATCAACTTTCCATCAGGTTTGTTAGCGCGGAGAAAGCATAAGTAGCAATGAAAATGATGTACCTCAAAAGTATTGTTCAGTGCCAAAATCGCATGCTCTCGCTCTTCATTCTCAGCCCATTGTCTGCTGCAAAAAGCGGCAACATTTTGCCAGATTTCACACCGCAGTAGTTCGAGTAGCATATTTCCTTCTTCGTCCAAGGCCCGGTGTTTCGCCAGCTTTCTCATTATCTGAGAGATCATGAGCAGCCTGGAGCGTGAAGCTTGAGATAGGGAAAATTGCTGGCTTATCGTGTCTTTAGTTGTGTATGCTATCTTGAGCGGCTCAAAGACCGACTGGGAGATCCATTGGGCATCTGAAATTAAAGATGTAAGCTTGCCATTGAAGTTAGAATAAACAACTCACAGCACTGCAGAACAAAGGGAAGTTTGTTGCTATCCACTGTACGATCTAGTCTAATTGAGATTTGACACAATATTTCTTCGAATCCCTCAGGATCATCGTcatcatactcttcttccacGTCTGTGTTGTGTTTGAGGGGAATTAATCCATCCACATTCAATTTGGATACATGTGGTGTGCACTGGTTTGATTCGATTAGGCGTGTTAGGCGTGTCGGTGGTCCCTGGGTGATTGACTTTAATGAAGCATCTGTCTTCTCCGAGCTTGAAAGAGCCACGAGCAGGCTCCTTTGACTGGTCCCGACACACAGTGCTGCTGATTGACGAGAAGCCATAGGTAAAGATAATGTAGATCCAGCCTCAATGTGAGTGGATAACGGCAACGGCAGTTTGGATAATAGTGGTTCTTGGTTGGCGCCAACTGGCAGCCTGGCATCTGGAGAGGGGGAACAATTGGATGGACTAGGGAGCGAACTGGATATATTTGAAGAATTTCCGAGTACCGAGGTTGTCAAAAAGCTTGAACTTTGTCGAAGGAGCGCCCTTTCTCGCTCGCTCGGTGGCCTAGGCGCCGGCTTTGTCCGTACTTTGTTCCCAGCGTGTTGTATATATTCATATCGGCACTCCGCCCCGCTCTTTTCACATCTGAGTAATTGGTTAGTTGGATTTCATGTACTTGGATTATGACTTGCCTGAGACACTTTGGTTTTGTCTCATCGCATTTCTTGCGTCTGATGGTCGAGGTTAGTACTCTGTAAGGGACGGAGAAAGAAAAATAACTTGCTTGGTCTTACACGTGTGGCATCCTGTGGGTGACCTTCTGGGCATAATACAAGGAGAGAAAGGTGGAGAATCAGTATCTAGCGCTCGTAATTTATGATAGCGCAGAGACCCGGCGTCCAGGTTTCTTAAAGAGGTTAACTCGGGTCCTGACGGTTGATTATTACTCGTCATCCCAGATATCCAAGTGAGAATCCATTAGGATCGACGCAAGGGGCAGAAGTGTGCTCTTTATTTAGAAGGGCGACGGGGCACTTAGTGGTTTGGCATGTGAACTGTGACAGATGATAGAAACATCTTATGATTTACGTACTCTCTCATTTTCTAATTCCCATCAATTGTCCACGTTGGGCTTAGATCGATGCACATTATATGATTCACACATTCCTCTTTGCAGCTTCTGTGGGCAGCTGCCTAAGCAGGCAGAACGATCGACAAAGCTTTCGAGAAAATCCTTTTAATCCGGTGGGGCAGAACTTTTGATTGAACTCAAAAGCAGCGGGGGGTTCGAATCGGGATATACAGTAATTCAGGGAAAATGAGCCTGTTTTAAATTTGAGCAAGGACGAAGTACCTGATCAAAGTTTAATAAAGCTACTCCTTAGATCTGGAAATGATTGTTGGCAAAATGAGGTTTACGCGCAAGGTTGACGTTTTAATCGTATCATTACAGTACGATCGTTTGCTGCACACGATAAATAGTATAATCATGGCGTTGACTGGTCATGGCTTCGAAACAACATCCTTTCAGCGCTAATTTCTGCCTGTTGGCGGGTTCATTGCAAATCAATGTGTGAGGCACAGCATGTAACACATGTCATCAACGCGAGACGACCAGAATGTGAGTATAGAACCCCGGCTATATATCCATACAAGGAGAGGCTATGACGGCATCTGATATGAGCTCTCTCGGATAGTGATAAATAGCACACGAGATGGCCCAAGCAAGACTCGTAGCAATCGCAGCATTCAGCGGGACGATTAGAGTGTCGACGACATAAAAACACTAAGAAGCTTCAACGTCCGAGAAAAGCAGTGCACTGAGTTTCAAGGTATGTCTCCTTATTCCCACAAGCCTGTACAAGAGCGAGCACTGACCCGTTTGTGAAGGCAAAGAGTCGAGTTGGCCAATCGTATCGAACATTTCTTCAGCTGGAATACACAAGCAACTGCTGACCGCACCCTCAGGAGTGAGTACGGTTGAGTGTTGGCCACCGATGTTACGACCAGGCTAATTGAACATCTTTGTATCAAGAGCAGGCACATATCTCAAATAGCGATCCAAGGCGCGAAACCGTATCAATGAGAACAGAACAAGCCACTTGCAGTCAGATGGACGGCTCGAGTAAGTGTCAATTAGCCAGTTGGGCCATTCTCCGCCCACCAACATGCTCCCATAGGTTACGAAGATTTGTGCAAGCAGGCAAAGACCCACCACGACCGGTTCCGACGCTTAGGCGAGCTGGATGACATCGAGAAGGCAATCGAATATGGAAACCGCGCGCTAGGCTTGACCCCGGAAGAGCATCTAGACACTCCAAACCGATTGACTTGCCTGGGAAACTATTACAATGATCGGTATCGGCGTCTCGGAAAGCTAGAAGACATGGAGAAATCGTTCGATTGCCGAATGCGTGCGCTGGGATCGACCAGTGAAAACGATGCGGAGCTGCCAGTTCGGATGGGTGATGTAGGGAGATCATATACAATGCGATATCGGCGCCTAGGAGATGTGGACGACCTGGAAAAATCGCTTGAGTACAAGTGCCCGTGCGCTGACCGTCAGTCCACACGAGCACCCTGACCTATCAGACCGGCAAGCTGATCTGGGAGTCTCA comes from Rhizoctonia solani chromosome 4, complete sequence and encodes:
- a CDS encoding Fungal specific transcription factor domain, whose amino-acid sequence is MASRQSAALCVGTSQRSLLVALSSSEKTDASLKSITQGPPTRLTRLIESNQCTPHVSKLNVDGLIPLKHNTDVEEEYDDDDPEGFEEILCQISIRLDRTVDSNKLPFVLQCYAQWISQSVFEPLKIAYTTKDTISQQFSLSQASRSRLLMISQIMRKLAKHRALDEEGNMLLELLRCEIWQNVAAFCSRQWAENEEREHAILALNNTFELMNMQAASAPLSDLLRLIQLAAPVFLKACPSPYPPHMSELLLEVNVNLRHFVVADVASSITTGRPLQCRYHVPWSLEYCDEFIRKREDRGSQWLLGIPDQFLLLLAYMNNLREDAIAANAMIDPTMIERIGEDIRVINVMPCESKEPTLAIVRTVVQECWRQAIFIYLYMALGRAHALDSQVKKAHRSFMKLVNGTKSGRNPDALLTIPMIIAGVAATKSTHRHTIISRVLSKSGLEQQMKAGQLDGTIYEKRVGELQEFN